The window GTATCAGTATCCGTCGCTTTCTATTTTGACTCAGCCGGTGGGCCGGGATGACCACGTGTATATGGTGGGTCGTGATGGCGGTTTTGTGTTGCCGCCCAGGGATTATCTATCGCTCTATCACCTGTATAATCTTGAAAGCGGCCCCTCGGTTGGCTGGGGTGGTCTGAAACCGATTGGTGACGCTGCCAATTGGCATACCTCCTTGCCCCAAACCCCGGCCCTGGACGAGACCTATCTCTACGTGGCGCATCAAAGCCGGTACGCCGCCTCCGGCTTTGCGCCCGGGGTCACATTGTCGGTATTTAGCCGCGCAACGGGTGCGCTGGCCTGGAAAACAGACATTATCGCCAGTGCGGGCAGCGCGTGCGAACCGCTCACCCCACCGGTGCTTGGCCCGGAACAGGTTTTTGTGGGCCTCAATTGCCCTGGCCCCAAGTTGGCGGCGGTGAACCTGGCCTCACAGCAGGTGGCCTGGCTGATAGATACCGACCCCCTGCTGGCTCAACCGGCGTTGGCCTATAGCGCCGACCCGCCGCAATTGCTGGCGTCCGGCTCTGCTTATCTACGCGCCCTGTCGCCGGAGAATGGGCAGGCCCTCTGGGAATGGCAACCGCCGGCCGGCCAATCGATGCAGACCAATCCCACTGTGGCCCGCGTCTACATTTGGCTGGCGGCCGGTGTTGAAGGGCAGTGGGCGTGGCACATTTTCTCTATGCGGGGTAAACTGTTGGCGAAGTGGCCGGCGTTGCCGGGCAGCGGGCTGCCCAACCCTTACCCGGCATTGACCGACCGGGCTTTGTTGTTCACCACAGCCCCATCCGGCAGTGGGGTGAGCGCGGCTTCCGGCTCTGCGGGTTGGGCCTTGCGCACCGGCCCGGGGACGGCTGGCTGGTTTGACCAGCCGGTGGCTGCCGGTTCAGGTGGTGGGGTTGGCCCTGGCGGCATGTTTTTGCCCATTATCTTCAAGCAAGGGTAGAGGGCTTGGCTCAATGACAAAAATCGAAGCGCGGTTAGTGGTCCTGTTGTCGGTGTTGGCAATAGCTTGGGTGGTGGGACAAGATCTGCTGGAGTGTCCGGCCAATGCAGAAGGTCTGTCTCAATCGCCGCTGCCCACGCCGACGCCATATCACTTCTACAAGCAGGCGCGAACGGCATTTGAGGTGGATAAAGCGGTAGCGCAGGTAGGCGATCGGCTCACCTATACCATGGCCCTGACCACCGTTTGTCACCCGGCCAATATCTTCTTTATGCAGACGACCGTTCCTGCCAATACGGATTGGCGGGATAACCTGCAAGCTACGGCCAACGTGGGAGTCTATCTTGATCGCTATATCCTGTGGTACTGGCCCACCAATCCGCCGTATCCGACCGTGATCACCACGATCTTTGAGGTAGAAATCACCAGTTTACCGACTGGTGCAGCCATTGACAATGAAGCGCTCTTTTTCTTTTCAGAGGCAGCAGGGTCGGGGATGGGCTTGTACTGGTTTACTCGCACGGTGCAGACATTGGTTGTAACCTCCTCTACGCCCATCACTTCCCCTTCACCTACCCCCACCCCCACCTTTTTCCCTTCCCCATCGCCCACGGGTACATCTACAATTGTTGCGCCGCCGTCAGCCGGGGCCACGCCTGAGCCATCTCAATCGCCAGCGACCTCAACCCCACCGCCACAATGGCCGCAATTCTTACCGGAAACAGGGTTGTAGGGTTTTGTGTGGGGGGATATTTACAATCGGCATTGCGCTAGAACAGCCAGCTAACAACGGCTTGCAAGCGACCCCGATAGCAGCGTTTTTTTTGAGTGTAGTTTTTCGTGGGTGAGTTGGTTCTGGTAGTTTGGTTTCAGGCGGGCGCTTGAAGCCGCGGCGTTAGGCGCTTTGGAATAAGACTAATTTTAGATTGTAATTTTACTGCTATGATAAGTAAGAAGAAAAGTGAACGAGATATTTTTAACTTAGTATACGAGGAAAGTGATTGGGCGGAGATTATTAGCTCAGAACGTCCTGATTTCAAAATAAGAAATAGCAACTTTGATATTTATTTTGGGGTGGAAGTTACAGAGTTTTACTTTTCTGAGTCTAATGCACGAATTAGAAATATACCAAATTATGTTAACGAAATCATAAATCAGAATACCTATCGGCATAAAGAGGATCAAGTAACGCTAAAAGTGAATAAGATTCAAATAACATCTGCTGATGGAACGCCAAAAGGAGATGCCTTAGCTATTTTACAGGAATTGCCCCGTCCTGAACAGTATGCGAATATGGTGGCTGAGGTCATTGCCCTAAAAGATGAAAAGTTCAAAGAGTATGCACAAGATTTAACTCACATAAATCTAATTGTTCTTGATACAGAGCGCAGACTTAGAACCGTTACTGCTGATGATTTTTACAAGAATTTTGTCACATTACCGTTAAAGAATACCTTATATTCAACGAAGTTTCGAGAAGTTTTCT is drawn from Anaerolineae bacterium and contains these coding sequences:
- a CDS encoding PQQ-binding-like beta-propeller repeat protein translates to MRDDGTGNLTTLTPDFRWNMLVEQKQPPQPLPGSTFTDTVVIQNTGVYSWPLNSGYTLSYWWVDSNNVGVTQPVVAAQVVDEVRPGNVTTLTLSITTPETEVYTLTYRLDGPPEPDQADWPQPHSDPGNTRAARRSGPLGPVEPLWQAAGPDSLYVTADESRVYYKKDNILQVYRLDNGQYWWGGLTGSSDNFHGALVGNRLVVPATWGLVSGYRLQDGVYWAYQYPSLSILTQPVGRDDHVYMVGRDGGFVLPPRDYLSLYHLYNLESGPSVGWGGLKPIGDAANWHTSLPQTPALDETYLYVAHQSRYAASGFAPGVTLSVFSRATGALAWKTDIIASAGSACEPLTPPVLGPEQVFVGLNCPGPKLAAVNLASQQVAWLIDTDPLLAQPALAYSADPPQLLASGSAYLRALSPENGQALWEWQPPAGQSMQTNPTVARVYIWLAAGVEGQWAWHIFSMRGKLLAKWPALPGSGLPNPYPALTDRALLFTTAPSGSGVSAASGSAGWALRTGPGTAGWFDQPVAAGSGGGVGPGGMFLPIIFKQG